The Spirosoma oryzicola region AGGACGAGCGTAATAGTTACTATCTATATCGCCGTATAGGTTTATATCATTTGTATTCGATTCGTACTGACTTGTTAGTTGAGATGGTTCTTTGCTAAGGAAGATATTATTTTTTACTGTATTATTTCTGAAGGGGCAATAGCCAGCGTTATGGTACATGGCGAACTGGCTAACTCCATTGTTATAGGATGTATTACCAATTAAGGTAATGTTGCTGGTTGCATGTAAGTAGATTCCCCATTGGTGGTTATTGAATACTGTGTTGTTTCTGAATGTGACATTTTCAACGCAATCATCCAGAAAGATTCCGTTAGCTCCCGAATATTCTCGTCGGAACGAACCTTCGGGGGCGCCAATGCCATTGTAAATGATATTTGAATCAATGTAGATATTTGTCATTGAGGCTTTCGCCTTATTCCAAACATACAAAGCACCGCCATCGCTCTTTGTCATACAGTAGTTCGAAACTACATTTTGCCGAATGGTCGTATTGTTCCAGAATGAGATACCATTATAACCTATGCTATCTATAGTGTTTCTCTCAATTAACACACCTACATTTGCGTTAGACTGAAAACCGTTGTATTGTCCATCCCCGCTCTTACCGCGTCCCGGTATCATTCCAACGCGCCGTAACGTGTTACCTCTAAAGATAACATTTTGCAAAGCATCTATACGAACGCCGTTGTTGTTTACATCTACAATGTGATTTCCTTCAACGAGTAAATTATTACCAGATCCTGTAATTATTACTCCATCCTCCCCGGAGTTTGTAATATCGTTATCTGCAATTGTAACGTTTGTTGCATTATCCATAAAGACCCCTTCATTGAGCGTCTCCTTAACATGAATATTATTCACGCTAACGTTAAAGATATTATAAGCTTCTATACCCCTATTTTGTGTTGTTATCGTAATAAGCTGATTATTAGGGGCAGTCTGATCACCATACAGCCAAACAGTCTTGCTAGCTGCATCATAGAACCATTCTCCATTCTGGTCAAGTGTTGCAGGGTGACTTTGGATAAAGAAACCCCACCCGTCAGCTGGCATGTAATTTGAGTTGTTTATTATGTTGAGTATATCGCCATTTTGATTATCAATTACAGCACGATCGATAATCCACTGTGTAGGCCTCATGACTACTTCTCCACCTTTCCAATTTATGTTGTTAGGCAAACGCTCCTGACTAGTGATTTGATTCTTATCATTATGCGATTGTATAGTTAAGTAGCCCTTATTAGGAGCATCCATATTAGGATAACGACCAAGAGGTAGAGCCACTCCGTTCTGATATAGTCCAGTAACTGTATTTCCGCAAGATGGACAATTAGCTTTCCATATGTTTCCTCCTGCGTTTGACCAGTTTACTACCGGCACAGATCCTGATAGTACGGGTTTTTGACCAGTTCCATAAGCGCTGAAGACAATAGTACGATTTATTGAGCCAGATTGCCGAATTATTAATTTACCAGGAAAGGTATCCCCCCGACGAAATAAAACGGAATCACCAGGTTGCAATCCTAAACGGTTAACCGGATTTAAAGTCTGAAACGGAGATGTACGTGACCGCCCATCATTGGAGTCGTTTCCATTACTTGCCACATAATACGTCGTCTGAGCTAAGCAGAGCGACACTGTCGAGAAGAGCGTAAGTAGTAATCCATAACGAGTTATGTTTCTCTTACTTAGTAGCCATAAATGCACTTCGTGGTGTGGTTTAGTTGAGTATTTATTTAACGAATAAGCTTAAGCAGCCAGCAATTGTTTTCCCTCGTTAAAGCCTTGATGATAGGGTCGTTTATCGTGCTCTAAAGAATCAAAATCAGATCTATTATTTCTAGCCGTTTTTATTCTTTATAGTACAAAAATATGATCTTATATAACGTAATATCTGGTTAATTTCTAAACAGGTATTAATCTAAAATATCCTAACATGACTATTTTTAATGATAGAATGTTGTTTCTTAAATACTACTAAGTATTCCTTTACTTATCTTCTTTTCAAATAAAGAATACCAATTTCATCAATTTAGTATAATGAAAATTGACTGTAACTTAGCTGTATTTCCTGCGTTTTTATTATTCGTGTGTATCTATCAGCTTAACAATCAATAAATCACTTACTTTCGTACCCTATTTGCCTGGAGCATTGGCCGAATAATCAGAGAATATATATCCTGTATATAAGTTCGGGTAGGAAAGCTTATCTTGGCTGTCTCAAAACCAAACATGGCCATACACCATCGTGAGGTTTAGCCGATAATATCCTAGCATGAACACAATTCAGTTAATTGGTCATCCAGATCCTGTAGACGTTGATTCAATTGTGTGGCTGAAGGGTGAAGCTAATTATACGCGCATACATTGCCAAAAGGGTACATTTATTCTTGTTACCCAGCCTTTACATTGGTTTGAACAACACCTTAATTTCATCCGGGTCCACCGTTCAGCCATTGTAAACCCTGTTTACGTTCGAGAGTTCATGCGGAAGAAAAGCCGGTCCGGTTGGGTACGATTGTTTGATGATACTGTTGTAACTGTATCGCGGGACCGACTTGAAACGACTGCGCTTCAATTGATGCTTATCAATCGCGCGAAATCGGTACATGCAGAAAATGGAATTTACAATCTATCAAGTAGCATCAATTATCTAGAAGCAGACTTGTAAGTAGCTAGTTAACCCTATTTTATTTTAACTCAAATCACTCACGTTTATCGCTTGGCAGCAAACACCTTAAACTAGCCAGTCAATAAAGATAGGTAAAGTCTTCAGGCTTATACATCTTCATCAACGGCTTACTAGGTCACAAAACGCCTTCTGACTATGAATGCTCCAGTACTTCTTTTCGCCTACAAGCGCCCTGTCGAACTCAAGGCTACTATTCAAGCGCTTCAGGCAAACTACTTAGCTCCCCAAAGCGACTTGTACATCTTCGCGGACGCTCCCAAACGGCCCGACGATGCACCCAAAGCGGCTCAGGTACGTCAATTGCTAGACGAGGTTACCGGTTTTCGCAGTATTCACAGAGATTACGCTGAGAACAATATCGGCTGTGCGGATTCAATTATTCGGGGTATTAATCGAGTCCTGGAGGAACATTCTTCGGTCATTGTCGTGGAAGACGATATTGTAACAGCTCCGAATTTTCTGGACTTTATGAATCAAGGTTTGGCACAATATGCCAAAACTCGACGCGTATATTCAGTATCTGGCTACACCTTGCCTTTCCAACGGCCCGCTGGTTACTCGTCAGATGCTTATTTTATCCCACGCCATAGCCCTTGGGGATGGGCGACCTGGGCTGATCGCTGGAACTCGGTAGATTGGGACATGACTGATTATCAGGCTTTCATAAAAGATAAGCAACAGCAGAAAGCGTTCATGCAGGGAGGGTCAGACCTAGTCGGGATGCTCCGCGATCAGATGGAAGGCCGGGCCGATGCCTGGGATATCCGCTTTTGTTACAACCGCTTTAAAGAAGGTGGCTTAACGGTCTACCCCACTGTGTCGAAAGTTCAGAATATCGGCTTTAGCAAAGACGCAACGCACACGGATATTTACAAC contains the following coding sequences:
- a CDS encoding right-handed parallel beta-helix repeat-containing protein, yielding MSLCLAQTTYYVASNGNDSNDGRSRTSPFQTLNPVNRLGLQPGDSVLFRRGDTFPGKLIIRQSGSINRTIVFSAYGTGQKPVLSGSVPVVNWSNAGGNIWKANCPSCGNTVTGLYQNGVALPLGRYPNMDAPNKGYLTIQSHNDKNQITSQERLPNNINWKGGEVVMRPTQWIIDRAVIDNQNGDILNIINNSNYMPADGWGFFIQSHPATLDQNGEWFYDAASKTVWLYGDQTAPNNQLITITTQNRGIEAYNIFNVSVNNIHVKETLNEGVFMDNATNVTIADNDITNSGEDGVIITGSGNNLLVEGNHIVDVNNNGVRIDALQNVIFRGNTLRRVGMIPGRGKSGDGQYNGFQSNANVGVLIERNTIDSIGYNGISFWNNTTIRQNVVSNYCMTKSDGGALYVWNKAKASMTNIYIDSNIIYNGIGAPEGSFRREYSGANGIFLDDCVENVTFRNNTVFNNHQWGIYLHATSNITLIGNTSYNNGVSQFAMYHNAGYCPFRNNTVKNNIFLSKEPSQLTSQYESNTNDINLYGDIDSNYYARPFSEPATILGIINNTQGGTFSLEDWRNFSGGKDIHSSRSPIVYNSYRNEGAGGTNRINSSFDADADGWFIVYSNYNNAEATRDATNKLDGGSLRVGFPTPSGQSNSYAQAVNRFGTITKGKTYVLRFDAVASVNVNILAYLRSYGPPYVEYDKRYTVSIGPTRKSYEFVFTASESGTDAVVMFQIDGEGPTFWLDNIRLQEGVPIQNNPDDFIKLFYNPTLKDSVITLTDVYRDVKNQAYSGSFTLKPYTSVILLKDTLPVPPADLSLSLQSRKRLVQVNEPTTIELRISNQGQTPAALSRWTYRLPANLQFINSDGQPYSDNVLTGTVQQLAPLTDTTFILSVKPTVAGIFRTAAQITTATAPDPDSEPNSGTADGEDDTAMTELRVGGPSDTVFESPNPNQRALPPIESNQPTPDPTKADLSLRIEVSNRTPAKDEVIRITLYVNNAGGLATDGVQLQNQLPEGLTPVNLTDWTASGRLLNATLPSISAGATVSTSFQVRVSSPGSWVNKAQISASGTADPDSTPGNGFTNGEDDEAQVDIRTSK
- a CDS encoding LytTR family DNA-binding domain-containing protein codes for the protein MNTIQLIGHPDPVDVDSIVWLKGEANYTRIHCQKGTFILVTQPLHWFEQHLNFIRVHRSAIVNPVYVREFMRKKSRSGWVRLFDDTVVTVSRDRLETTALQLMLINRAKSVHAENGIYNLSSSINYLEADL
- a CDS encoding glycosyltransferase; this translates as MNAPVLLFAYKRPVELKATIQALQANYLAPQSDLYIFADAPKRPDDAPKAAQVRQLLDEVTGFRSIHRDYAENNIGCADSIIRGINRVLEEHSSVIVVEDDIVTAPNFLDFMNQGLAQYAKTRRVYSVSGYTLPFQRPAGYSSDAYFIPRHSPWGWATWADRWNSVDWDMTDYQAFIKDKQQQKAFMQGGSDLVGMLRDQMEGRADAWDIRFCYNRFKEGGLTVYPTVSKVQNIGFSKDATHTDIYNRYKTNLDNSGQRDFTWSDVVDNSDYYQRQTLRHYSIPTRIYNRLKTLAGIR